A single region of the Plantactinospora soyae genome encodes:
- a CDS encoding GyrI-like domain-containing protein, with translation MTARSVSYRAGSVGRTGGCGRDDEVGDDEVGDDEVGDDEVGDDEVGRARMGDEPTVVVRPEQPYVAIAGRVTMQTFGVVADRIPELFGWLAARQIAPVGAPFLRYNVIDMEREFEIEAGVPVAEVVKVADDEPGDLFAAVLPAGRYAAVRHVGHPDELVEVNRRLLDWAEHRGLRWDVSDTERGQRWGCRTETYETDPRVEADPHNWTIALAFRLAD, from the coding sequence GTGACCGCCCGGTCGGTGTCGTACCGGGCCGGTAGCGTCGGGCGGACCGGTGGGTGCGGCCGGGACGACGAGGTAGGGGACGACGAGGTAGGGGACGACGAGGTAGGGGACGACGAGGTAGGGGACGACGAGGTAGGGAGGGCACGGATGGGCGACGAGCCGACCGTCGTGGTGCGGCCGGAGCAGCCGTACGTTGCAATAGCTGGCCGGGTCACGATGCAGACCTTCGGCGTCGTCGCCGACCGGATTCCAGAGCTCTTCGGCTGGCTCGCCGCCCGGCAGATCGCGCCGGTCGGAGCGCCGTTCCTGAGATACAACGTGATCGACATGGAGCGGGAATTCGAGATCGAGGCCGGGGTGCCGGTCGCCGAGGTCGTGAAGGTCGCCGACGACGAGCCGGGGGACCTGTTCGCCGCCGTCCTGCCGGCCGGTCGTTACGCGGCGGTCCGGCACGTCGGTCATCCCGACGAGCTGGTCGAGGTCAACCGGCGACTGCTGGACTGGGCGGAGCATCGTGGCCTGCGGTGGGATGTCTCCGACACCGAGCGCGGGCAGCGGTGGGGCTGCCGGACCGAGACCTACGAGACCGACCCGAGGGTAGAGGCCGACCCGCACAACTGGACGATAGCGCTCGCGTTCCGGCTGGCCGACTGA
- a CDS encoding RNA polymerase sigma factor: MDDVDRSLLHRVADGDQRALEALYARHGQPLLAYAQGLLADRGRAEEALQDTFLALWRGADSFEARSTVRTWLFGICRRQALGRLPGKRPAPLPMEAAAEVPAGEPGPEAVALARADARAVATALAGLAPAQREVLDLAFGAGLAHAEIAEVLGIPVGTVKSRLFHARAVLARALPVDAAMARISGRETGR; encoded by the coding sequence ATGGACGACGTCGACCGGTCTTTGCTGCACCGGGTGGCCGATGGTGACCAGCGAGCCCTCGAGGCGCTGTACGCCAGACACGGCCAGCCGCTGCTGGCGTACGCCCAAGGGCTGCTCGCCGACCGGGGGCGGGCGGAGGAGGCGTTGCAGGACACCTTCCTGGCCCTCTGGCGGGGCGCCGACTCCTTCGAGGCCCGGTCCACGGTGCGTACCTGGCTGTTCGGCATCTGCCGCCGGCAGGCGCTGGGCCGGCTTCCGGGAAAGCGGCCGGCACCACTGCCGATGGAGGCCGCCGCCGAGGTCCCGGCCGGTGAACCGGGGCCGGAAGCGGTGGCGCTGGCCCGGGCCGACGCCCGAGCGGTCGCGACCGCCCTGGCCGGGCTGGCTCCCGCCCAGCGGGAGGTGCTCGATCTGGCCTTCGGCGCCGGACTGGCGCACGCGGAGATCGCCGAGGTTCTAGGCATCCCGGTCGGAACCGTGAAGAGCCGGCTGTTCCACGCCCGCGCCGTCCTCGCCCGGGCACTGCCGGTCGACGCTGCCATGGCCAGGATTTCCGGAAGGGAGACGGGGCGATGA
- a CDS encoding asparaginase: protein MSSLKARLRPTPRRLTAVLVPVLTAALTATVVTLVQRSPEPAALALPPISGAVSAVTGPTEIRSVAYGQAVAAAKARKPKVTVIGTGGTISGVATSRSSFTDYQSGRVAIGDMVARLQPEIGQVADVTTVQFGNKGSGSYTIAEFHALTLAVETALKTSDGVVVTSGTDTMEEFAYWLDLTVQNRKPVVMTGAMRPWAAVTPDGPQVIGADGPANLYNSIVLAASQSTYCYGTVLLLGDEFHAARDVTKTSSYRMDTFQTRELGVLGWIDGPNIKVGRAPARVDDCDAKQRWTTPFNLSRIAPTAVPRTEVVYGYQQAGGEAITAFADAGVKGIVTAGTGSGGLSSAQSAARTAAAAKGVVFVSTTRTGSGSVYGGSSTSPIIAGDDLLPQKARLLLMLSLAFAPNDVPKVRDWVTTLGNPEWNTVPRGSPRD, encoded by the coding sequence ATGTCCAGCCTGAAAGCCCGCCTCAGACCCACACCGCGACGGCTGACCGCCGTACTCGTTCCGGTGCTCACCGCTGCGCTCACCGCCACCGTCGTCACCCTCGTCCAGCGCTCCCCCGAGCCGGCGGCGCTCGCCCTGCCGCCGATCAGCGGGGCGGTGTCGGCGGTCACCGGACCGACCGAGATCCGCAGCGTCGCGTACGGCCAGGCGGTGGCCGCGGCCAAGGCCAGGAAGCCCAAGGTCACGGTGATCGGCACGGGTGGAACGATCTCCGGCGTCGCCACCTCCCGGAGCAGCTTCACCGACTACCAGTCCGGCCGGGTCGCGATCGGGGACATGGTCGCCCGACTGCAACCGGAGATCGGCCAGGTCGCCGACGTCACCACCGTGCAGTTCGGCAACAAGGGCTCCGGCAGCTACACCATCGCCGAGTTCCACGCCCTCACCCTGGCGGTCGAGACGGCGCTGAAGACCTCCGACGGGGTCGTGGTGACCAGCGGCACCGACACGATGGAGGAGTTCGCGTACTGGCTCGACCTGACCGTGCAGAACCGCAAGCCGGTGGTGATGACCGGTGCGATGCGGCCCTGGGCGGCGGTGACCCCGGACGGTCCGCAGGTGATCGGCGCCGACGGCCCGGCCAACCTCTACAACTCGATCGTGCTGGCGGCCAGCCAGTCCACCTACTGCTACGGCACCGTGCTGCTGCTCGGCGACGAGTTCCACGCCGCCCGGGACGTGACCAAGACCAGTTCCTACCGGATGGACACCTTCCAGACCCGCGAGCTGGGCGTACTGGGGTGGATCGACGGGCCCAACATCAAGGTCGGTCGGGCACCCGCCCGGGTCGACGACTGCGACGCGAAACAGCGCTGGACGACTCCGTTCAACCTGTCGAGGATCGCGCCGACCGCGGTGCCCCGGACCGAGGTCGTCTACGGCTACCAGCAGGCCGGCGGTGAGGCGATCACGGCGTTCGCCGACGCCGGGGTGAAGGGGATCGTCACGGCGGGCACCGGATCCGGTGGCCTCTCCTCGGCGCAGAGCGCCGCCCGGACCGCCGCCGCCGCGAAGGGCGTCGTCTTCGTCAGTACGACGCGGACCGGCTCCGGCTCGGTCTACGGCGGCAGCAGCACCTCACCGATCATCGCCGGGGACGACCTGCTGCCGCAGAAGGCACGGCTGCTGCTCATGCTCAGCCTCGCCTTCGCGCCGAACGACGTACCGAAGGTGCGGGACTGGGTGACCACGCTCGGCAACCCCGAGTGGAACACCGTACCCAGGGGCAGCCCTCGGGACTGA
- a CDS encoding anti-sigma factor family protein has translation MTHPEELLAAFVAGTLPDERAGQVARHLAECRGCAEEAAAWRRVAGAVGEHVAAVAVPPAGLLDAVLSRLPERRRTRRQGIGDEGARTVVPRYSGVLGAAAPARAVRILTHQRRLIDRRIWPVAGVVLGVGTGFAAWVPPGSSGSVLAIVMPLVAALGLAAACGSGADPAGELIAASPTGVRAVLLARLTVVLGTIFATASVASLGLAWFDTGGPLGLFAAWLGPMALLSAVSFALSVLWRPAIGIGVVTTLWALRMLAGSGSGAVDGAMDQLVEFLWQTSGPILLVAALLIAGTVAVVPYLPTAPARAYGR, from the coding sequence ATGACGCATCCGGAGGAACTGCTGGCGGCCTTCGTCGCCGGGACGTTGCCGGACGAACGGGCCGGACAGGTCGCCCGGCACCTCGCGGAATGCCGCGGCTGTGCCGAGGAGGCGGCGGCGTGGCGACGGGTGGCGGGAGCGGTCGGTGAACACGTGGCGGCGGTCGCCGTACCCCCGGCCGGGCTGCTCGACGCGGTGCTGTCCCGGCTGCCGGAACGGCGACGGACGCGGCGGCAGGGCATCGGGGACGAGGGCGCGCGGACGGTCGTACCCCGGTATTCGGGTGTGCTCGGCGCCGCCGCCCCGGCCCGGGCGGTGCGGATCCTGACCCACCAGCGGCGACTGATCGACCGCCGCATCTGGCCGGTCGCCGGGGTGGTGCTCGGAGTCGGCACGGGCTTCGCGGCATGGGTGCCGCCGGGGTCGTCCGGCTCGGTCCTGGCCATCGTGATGCCGCTGGTCGCGGCGTTGGGGCTGGCCGCCGCCTGCGGCAGCGGTGCCGATCCGGCGGGCGAACTGATCGCGGCCAGTCCCACCGGGGTACGAGCGGTGCTGCTGGCCCGGCTCACCGTGGTGCTGGGCACGATCTTCGCGACGGCCTCGGTCGCCTCCCTCGGCCTCGCCTGGTTCGACACCGGTGGGCCGCTCGGACTTTTCGCGGCCTGGCTCGGGCCGATGGCGCTGCTCTCGGCGGTCAGCTTCGCACTGTCGGTGCTGTGGCGACCGGCGATCGGCATCGGGGTTGTGACGACACTCTGGGCACTGCGGATGCTGGCCGGTTCCGGCTCCGGCGCCGTCGACGGGGCGATGGACCAGTTGGTCGAGTTCCTCTGGCAGACCAGCGGACCGATACTCCTGGTCGCGGCGTTGCTGATCGCCGGCACGGTCGCGGTGGTGCCGTACCTGCCCACCGCCCCGGCCCGGGCGTACGGACGATGA